The following are from one region of the Streptomyces fradiae genome:
- a CDS encoding winged helix-turn-helix transcriptional regulator produces MTRKRARDTDVCGVTAAVAVIDGKWKTLLLWLLEAGPHRPGELRRKIPDISEKVLTQALREMESDELVHREVHDVVPPKTVYSLTEEGRALSVALAPVAAWGHRRIDRLVAEHVVPS; encoded by the coding sequence ATGACGCGCAAGCGGGCCAGGGACACCGACGTGTGCGGAGTGACCGCGGCCGTCGCGGTGATCGACGGCAAGTGGAAGACCCTGCTGCTGTGGCTCCTGGAGGCCGGCCCGCACCGGCCCGGCGAACTGCGCCGGAAGATCCCGGACATCAGCGAGAAGGTGCTGACCCAGGCGCTGCGCGAGATGGAGTCCGACGAGCTGGTGCACCGTGAGGTGCATGACGTGGTGCCGCCGAAGACCGTCTACTCGCTGACCGAGGAGGGTCGCGCGCTCTCGGTGGCGCTCGCCCCGGTTGCCGCGTGGGGCCACCGCCGGATCGACCGGCTGGTCGCGGAGCACGTCGTACCGTCCTGA
- a CDS encoding DUF6114 domain-containing protein, whose translation MAPGTDEAVAEAPGTPSGEPAGSRRRHPWRAFRRWRHRRPFGAGLALALGGAEILLTQRASISVVLAAGADSLAGYVLPIVMTVCGLLIVFNPRQRLFYSVIGVLASLASWVTSNLGGFFVGMLLGLVGSSLAFGWLPDRPRRRRWLRRSRTRTEAVQAE comes from the coding sequence ATGGCACCGGGCACGGACGAGGCCGTCGCCGAGGCCCCCGGGACCCCGAGCGGCGAGCCGGCCGGCAGCCGCCGCCGGCATCCCTGGCGGGCCTTCCGGCGCTGGCGGCACCGGCGGCCCTTCGGGGCCGGCCTCGCCCTGGCGCTCGGCGGCGCGGAGATCCTGCTGACCCAGCGGGCCAGCATCTCGGTGGTCCTCGCCGCCGGCGCCGACAGCCTGGCGGGCTATGTGCTGCCGATCGTGATGACGGTCTGCGGACTGCTCATCGTGTTCAACCCCCGCCAGCGGCTTTTCTATTCGGTGATCGGCGTGCTCGCCTCGCTGGCCAGCTGGGTCACGTCCAACCTGGGCGGCTTCTTCGTCGGCATGCTGCTCGGCCTCGTCGGCAGCTCGCTGGCCTTCGGCTGGCTCCCGGACCGGCCCCGGCGCCGCCGGTGGCTGCGCCGGAGCCGTACCCGTACGGAGGCGGTGCAGGCGGAGTAG
- a CDS encoding DUF6230 family protein: MALSEGTIDPGAKPARAAASDRRGGVRYRRAALMGVPAFLAASTLVVLTAQGALAAQFAISGMPFVVSADSLEGTGFGQFGALDNMAEGSPNAGDTGGQVLVIVTAIREAKLTNLCQSVELGGTYLHITAGNKGTPVKASGLTTDSTDITGKLADFDNIEIGGDASTFEKPPVKGPLGSFGQQADTVRLNDLRQTNYATTAVRFTLPDLHMNFSSEGC, from the coding sequence ATGGCCCTGTCCGAAGGCACCATCGACCCCGGCGCGAAGCCCGCACGCGCCGCCGCATCCGACAGACGGGGCGGGGTGCGCTACCGCCGCGCCGCCCTGATGGGCGTCCCCGCATTCCTCGCCGCGTCGACCCTGGTGGTGCTCACCGCCCAGGGCGCGCTCGCCGCCCAGTTCGCCATCTCCGGCATGCCGTTCGTGGTCTCCGCGGACTCCCTGGAGGGCACCGGATTCGGGCAGTTCGGCGCGCTCGACAACATGGCCGAGGGCAGCCCCAACGCGGGCGACACCGGCGGCCAGGTCCTGGTCATCGTGACCGCGATCCGCGAGGCGAAGCTGACCAACCTGTGCCAGAGCGTGGAGCTCGGCGGCACCTATCTGCACATCACCGCCGGCAACAAGGGCACCCCGGTCAAGGCCTCCGGGCTGACCACCGACTCGACCGACATCACCGGCAAGCTCGCCGACTTCGACAACATCGAGATCGGCGGCGACGCCAGCACCTTCGAGAAGCCGCCGGTCAAGGGCCCGCTCGGCTCTTTCGGGCAGCAGGCGGACACGGTCCGGCTGAATGATCTGCGGCAGACCAACTACGCCACCACGGCGGTCCGCTTCACCCTGCCCGACCTGCACATGAACTTCAGCTCGGAGGGCTGCTGA
- a CDS encoding TetR/AcrR family transcriptional regulator, protein MTSVRGAEEELVLPGARTGREPERSLRPGPRRMTPEEVASRQRERLLDGVARTVAANGYTGARISDICRAAGVTRPVFYELFSGKEDAVLAAFRGGTETVLRAMQRAYEETGGAVDWPGAVRGGLGVLLGLLARNPAFATMVAEIESVGPAGRRARAELLASFRLFFADAPAGPPGVPRGELVDTVVGAVHAALLRAVDEGRFGEDRITEGAEPAPGEGLGALLDVLVHVVVAPFGWPGGTAPSIPE, encoded by the coding sequence ATGACGAGCGTTCGGGGCGCCGAGGAGGAACTGGTCCTGCCGGGGGCCCGCACGGGCCGCGAGCCCGAGCGCTCGCTGCGGCCCGGGCCGCGCCGGATGACGCCCGAGGAGGTGGCCTCGCGGCAGCGGGAGCGGCTGCTCGACGGGGTGGCGCGCACGGTCGCCGCCAACGGCTACACGGGCGCGCGGATCAGCGACATCTGCCGGGCCGCCGGAGTGACCCGTCCGGTCTTCTACGAGCTGTTCTCCGGCAAGGAGGACGCGGTGCTCGCGGCCTTCCGGGGCGGCACCGAGACGGTGCTGCGGGCCATGCAGCGGGCGTACGAGGAGACCGGCGGCGCGGTCGACTGGCCGGGGGCGGTACGGGGCGGGCTCGGGGTGCTCCTCGGTCTGCTCGCGCGCAATCCGGCCTTCGCCACGATGGTCGCGGAGATCGAGTCGGTGGGCCCGGCCGGGCGCCGGGCGCGCGCCGAACTCTTGGCCAGTTTTCGACTGTTCTTCGCGGACGCGCCGGCGGGTCCGCCGGGGGTGCCGCGGGGCGAGCTGGTGGACACGGTGGTGGGCGCGGTGCACGCGGCACTGCTGCGGGCGGTGGACGAGGGGCGGTTCGGGGAAGACCGGATCACGGAGGGGGCCGAACCGGCACCGGGCGAGGGACTCGGGGCGCTCCTGGACGTGCTCGTGCATGTGGTCGTGGCGCCCTTCGGATGGCCCGGCGGGACCGCGCCCTCGATTCCTGAGTGA
- a CDS encoding Tat pathway signal sequence domain protein, which yields MDKRALSAALGAAVAAVLAVTASASATAAAGEVLTTGSSGGPAVAVGDVLSASLATGTQARIATTSGGSTGITCNTSAFTATATANPAAPGTATESVTAHTLSNCTTNIIGATGVQSITVNNLPFNAAVSSGGSLTVTAGAAGPIQTTLKVSTILGTSTCVYRAGSLTATPNNADNSLTFSNQLFTKYSGPGTCPGSGYFSAKYGPVLDTSQAGSPAVFVN from the coding sequence ATGGACAAGCGTGCTCTCTCCGCTGCCTTAGGTGCCGCCGTCGCCGCCGTGCTCGCGGTGACCGCCTCCGCCTCCGCGACCGCCGCGGCCGGCGAGGTCCTCACCACCGGAAGCTCCGGCGGCCCCGCCGTGGCCGTCGGCGACGTCCTGTCGGCCTCCCTCGCCACCGGTACCCAGGCGCGGATCGCCACCACCTCGGGCGGCAGCACCGGCATCACCTGCAACACCTCGGCCTTCACCGCCACGGCCACCGCCAACCCCGCCGCGCCCGGCACCGCCACCGAGTCCGTCACCGCGCACACCCTGAGCAACTGCACCACCAACATCATCGGCGCCACCGGTGTGCAGAGCATCACCGTCAACAACCTGCCGTTCAACGCGGCGGTCAGCTCCGGCGGCAGCCTCACCGTCACGGCCGGCGCCGCCGGTCCGATCCAGACCACCCTCAAGGTCAGCACCATCCTCGGCACGTCCACCTGCGTCTACCGGGCCGGCAGCCTCACCGCCACCCCGAACAACGCCGACAACTCGCTCACCTTCTCCAACCAGCTCTTCACCAAGTACAGCGGCCCGGGCACCTGTCCGGGCAGCGGCTACTTCAGCGCGAAGTACGGCCCGGTCCTCGACACCAGCCAGGCCGGCAGCCCCGCGGTGTTCGTGAACTGA
- a CDS encoding P-II family nitrogen regulator has translation MKLITAIVKPFRLDEVKTALQALGVHGLTVTEASGYGRQRGHTEVYRGAEYRVDLVPKARIEVVVEDADAEPVIDAIVRAAHTGKIGDGKVWAVPVETVVRVRTGQRGPDAL, from the coding sequence ATGAAGCTGATCACCGCGATCGTCAAGCCGTTCCGCCTCGACGAGGTGAAGACCGCGCTCCAGGCGCTCGGCGTCCACGGGCTCACGGTCACCGAGGCCAGCGGTTACGGGCGCCAGCGCGGCCACACCGAGGTGTACCGGGGCGCCGAGTACCGGGTGGACCTGGTGCCGAAGGCCCGGATCGAGGTCGTCGTCGAGGACGCCGACGCGGAGCCCGTCATCGACGCCATCGTCCGCGCCGCCCACACGGGCAAGATCGGCGACGGCAAGGTGTGGGCGGTGCCGGTGGAGACGGTGGTCCGGGTGCGCACGGGTCAGCGGGGCCCGGACGCGCTCTGA
- a CDS encoding ammonium transporter has protein sequence MPLAAAPRLDTGDTAWLLAATALVLLMTPGLALFYGGMVRTKSVLNMLMMSFVSIALVTVVWLVAGYSLAFGDDAFAGLVGGLGHLGLAGIGPGTLTGTVPTFLFSTFQLTFAIITAALISGAVADRTRFAGWLVFVPVWTLLVYVPVAHWVWGPGGWISHSLGALDFAGGLVVEIASGASGLALCLVLGPRIGFKKDAMRPHNLPMVLLGAGLLWFGWLGFNGGSALGANGLAAASLLNTLVAGCTGLLGWLFVEQRRDGHPTTFGAASGAVAGLVAITPACGVVGMPGAAAVGLAAGVVCSYAVAWKFRLGYDDSLDVVGVHFAGGVVGTLLIGLFATPVMTGGAAGLFYGGGLGQLGRQALAVVAVAAYTFLVTYGIGKALDRVMGLRASAEEELTGLDQTVHAETAYDHGVLGHGGAPLHTASSVVSSVTSPVAPPASSPVKDRKPSA, from the coding sequence ATGCCCCTCGCCGCCGCACCCCGGCTCGACACCGGCGACACCGCCTGGCTGCTCGCCGCCACCGCGCTCGTACTGCTGATGACCCCGGGCCTGGCCCTGTTCTACGGGGGCATGGTCCGCACGAAGAGCGTCCTCAACATGCTGATGATGAGCTTCGTGTCCATCGCCCTGGTCACGGTGGTCTGGCTGGTCGCGGGCTACTCGCTCGCGTTCGGCGACGACGCCTTCGCCGGCCTGGTCGGGGGTCTGGGCCACCTCGGTCTGGCGGGCATCGGTCCGGGCACGCTCACCGGCACGGTGCCCACGTTCCTCTTCAGCACCTTCCAGCTCACCTTCGCGATCATCACGGCGGCGCTGATCAGCGGCGCGGTCGCGGACCGCACCAGGTTCGCGGGCTGGCTGGTCTTCGTACCGGTGTGGACGCTGCTCGTATACGTTCCGGTGGCGCACTGGGTGTGGGGTCCCGGCGGCTGGATCTCGCACTCGCTGGGCGCGCTCGACTTCGCGGGCGGGCTCGTCGTCGAGATCGCGTCGGGCGCGTCCGGTCTCGCGCTGTGTCTGGTGCTCGGCCCGCGCATCGGCTTCAAGAAGGACGCGATGCGGCCGCACAACCTGCCGATGGTGCTGCTCGGCGCGGGTCTGCTGTGGTTCGGCTGGCTCGGCTTCAACGGCGGTTCGGCGCTCGGCGCCAACGGTCTGGCCGCCGCCTCCCTCCTCAACACGCTCGTCGCCGGGTGCACCGGCCTGCTCGGCTGGCTCTTCGTCGAGCAGCGGCGCGACGGGCATCCGACCACCTTCGGCGCGGCGTCCGGCGCGGTGGCCGGGCTCGTGGCGATCACTCCGGCCTGCGGGGTCGTGGGGATGCCGGGCGCGGCCGCGGTCGGTCTGGCAGCGGGCGTCGTCTGCTCGTACGCGGTCGCCTGGAAGTTCCGCCTCGGCTACGACGACTCCCTCGACGTGGTGGGCGTGCACTTCGCCGGCGGGGTCGTCGGCACGCTGCTCATCGGCCTGTTCGCGACCCCGGTGATGACCGGTGGCGCGGCGGGGCTGTTCTACGGCGGCGGGCTCGGCCAGCTCGGCCGGCAGGCCCTCGCGGTGGTGGCCGTGGCGGCGTACACCTTCCTCGTCACGTACGGGATCGGCAAGGCGCTCGACCGGGTGATGGGGCTGCGGGCCTCCGCCGAGGAGGAGCTGACGGGACTCGACCAGACGGTGCACGCGGAGACCGCCTACGATCACGGCGTGCTCGGGCACGGCGGCGCGCCGCTGCACACGGCGTCCTCCGTCGTCTCGTCCGTCACGTCGCCCGTCGCCCCGCCCGCCAGCTCCCCCGTCAAGGACAGGAAGCCCTCCGCATGA
- a CDS encoding M24 family metallopeptidase has product MAKEHFTPQELADFKAAQRLAYEAVAAVEAQLYEGITEKQAARAVEDWLRDHGVKRFFHYGFAWFGERTRFRDFAKPKGGALGSLLNPKMAHFGKQFQPTDRPLRHGEAVILDVGPVVGDIACDMGYSCTLGGEDSEEFHEARMALEPHRALILDLVRSGATQARIYREVDELIADQGFENIHSYYPGSVIAHRVGKVPGTRLPTFRINGFSPQALAYLSGHLLSSAIRPRLNRTPLWNEGSDRPCEPGLWAVEPHIGKGEIGVKWEELLVVTEDDAYWLDDDLPHTRYWARHNA; this is encoded by the coding sequence ATGGCCAAGGAACACTTCACCCCGCAGGAACTCGCCGACTTCAAGGCGGCCCAACGACTCGCCTACGAGGCGGTGGCGGCCGTCGAGGCGCAGCTGTACGAGGGGATCACCGAGAAGCAGGCCGCGCGGGCCGTCGAGGACTGGCTCCGGGACCACGGGGTGAAGCGCTTCTTCCACTACGGCTTCGCGTGGTTCGGGGAGCGCACCCGGTTCCGGGACTTCGCCAAGCCCAAGGGCGGCGCGCTCGGCAGCCTGCTCAACCCGAAGATGGCCCACTTCGGCAAGCAGTTCCAGCCGACCGACCGTCCCCTGCGGCACGGCGAGGCCGTCATCCTCGACGTCGGTCCGGTGGTCGGCGACATCGCCTGCGACATGGGGTACTCGTGCACGCTCGGCGGCGAGGACAGCGAGGAGTTCCACGAGGCGCGCATGGCGCTCGAGCCGCACCGCGCCCTGATCCTGGACCTGGTCAGGAGCGGCGCCACGCAGGCCCGGATCTATAGGGAGGTCGACGAACTGATCGCCGACCAGGGCTTCGAGAACATCCACAGCTACTACCCCGGCTCGGTCATCGCCCACCGGGTCGGCAAGGTCCCGGGCACCCGCCTGCCCACCTTCCGGATCAACGGCTTCAGCCCGCAGGCCCTCGCCTATCTCAGCGGCCATCTCCTCTCCTCCGCGATCCGTCCGCGCCTGAACCGGACGCCGCTGTGGAACGAGGGCTCCGACCGGCCGTGCGAGCCCGGTCTGTGGGCCGTCGAGCCGCACATCGGCAAGGGCGAGATCGGGGTGAAGTGGGAGGAGTTGTTGGTGGTCACCGAGGACGACGCCTACTGGCTGGACGACGACCTGCCGCACACGCGCTACTGGGCCCGGCACAACGCCTGA
- a CDS encoding long-chain fatty acid--CoA ligase — MYNLAVMLEDSARAVPDRAAVVLGEQRLSYAELDTEARRVAGLLRARGIRPGDKVALSCPNLPWFPIVYYGILKAGAVVVPLNVLLKGREIAYHLADSGAKAYFCFEGSAELPLGQEGFSGFEQTPGCEHFFLIMADAASSESPVPGAESLGAALADQRGDVDTVPTEADDTAVILYTSGTTGRPKGAELSHANMAFNALACHKLFGEAEHDVHLVTLPLFHSFGQTVQMNAGLSARATLVLLPRFQAADALALMRRHSVTFFAGVPTMYWALLGEDSSADTDTDTASADAERIAAHLRTAVSGGAALPVEIHRRFGERFGVTVREGYGLSETSPVATFSPRGEAVRPGSIGRPIWGVEVALIAEDWSPVGGPDAVGEIAVRGHNVMKGYHGRPDATAEVIRDGWFRTGDLARRDADGWYYIVDRAKDLIIRGGFNVYPREIEEVLHTHPAVSTAAVIGVPHERHGEEIKACVVRAPGAALTEDELVAWCKETMASYKYPRLVEFRDALPTNATGKILKRALRDAPAS, encoded by the coding sequence ATGTACAACCTCGCCGTGATGCTGGAGGACAGCGCTCGCGCCGTCCCCGACCGTGCCGCCGTCGTCCTGGGCGAGCAGCGGCTCAGTTACGCCGAACTGGACACCGAGGCACGCCGGGTGGCCGGCCTGCTGCGGGCCCGCGGCATCCGGCCGGGCGACAAGGTCGCCCTGTCCTGCCCCAACCTGCCGTGGTTCCCGATCGTCTACTACGGCATCCTCAAGGCCGGTGCCGTGGTCGTCCCGCTCAACGTGCTGCTCAAGGGCCGCGAGATCGCCTACCATCTGGCCGACTCCGGGGCCAAGGCCTACTTCTGCTTCGAGGGCTCCGCCGAACTGCCCCTCGGACAGGAAGGATTCTCCGGCTTCGAGCAGACCCCGGGCTGCGAGCACTTCTTCCTGATAATGGCCGACGCCGCGAGCTCCGAATCGCCCGTCCCCGGCGCCGAGTCGCTCGGCGCGGCGCTCGCCGACCAGCGCGGCGACGTCGACACCGTACCCACCGAGGCCGACGACACCGCCGTCATCCTCTACACCTCCGGCACCACCGGCCGCCCCAAGGGCGCCGAGCTCAGCCACGCCAACATGGCGTTCAACGCCCTGGCCTGCCACAAGCTCTTCGGCGAGGCCGAGCACGACGTCCATCTCGTCACGCTGCCGCTCTTCCACTCCTTCGGCCAGACCGTGCAGATGAACGCCGGACTGTCCGCCCGCGCCACCCTGGTCCTGCTGCCCCGCTTCCAGGCCGCCGACGCCCTGGCCCTCATGCGGCGCCACTCCGTCACGTTCTTCGCCGGCGTGCCCACCATGTACTGGGCCCTGCTCGGCGAGGACTCCAGCGCCGACACCGACACCGACACCGCAAGCGCCGACGCGGAGCGGATCGCCGCGCACCTGCGCACGGCCGTCTCCGGCGGCGCCGCCCTGCCGGTGGAGATCCACCGGCGCTTCGGCGAGCGGTTCGGCGTGACCGTCCGGGAGGGGTACGGCCTGTCGGAGACCAGCCCGGTCGCCACCTTCTCGCCCCGTGGCGAGGCCGTCCGCCCCGGCTCCATCGGGCGGCCGATCTGGGGAGTCGAGGTGGCCCTGATCGCCGAGGACTGGTCCCCCGTCGGGGGCCCCGACGCCGTCGGCGAGATCGCCGTCCGCGGCCACAACGTCATGAAGGGGTACCACGGCCGGCCCGACGCGACCGCCGAGGTGATCCGCGACGGCTGGTTCCGCACCGGCGACCTGGCCCGCCGGGACGCCGACGGCTGGTACTACATCGTCGACCGCGCCAAGGACCTGATCATCCGCGGCGGGTTCAACGTCTACCCGCGGGAGATCGAGGAGGTCCTGCACACCCACCCCGCGGTGAGCACGGCCGCGGTCATCGGCGTCCCGCACGAGCGGCACGGCGAGGAGATCAAGGCCTGCGTCGTACGGGCTCCCGGTGCGGCGCTCACCGAGGACGAACTCGTCGCCTGGTGCAAGGAGACCATGGCGAGCTACAAGTACCCGCGCCTGGTGGAGTTCCGCGACGCCCTGCCCACCAACGCCACCGGCAAGATCCTCAAGCGCGCGCTCCGGGACGCCCCCGCCTCGTAA
- a CDS encoding MFS transporter translates to MDSPSPHPAVLPAPGSPDAPGSPGSEKLPVSRRYAWTVFALAFALMLTDFVDRQIIVATFPLLKEEWGLSDTRLGALVSVVSVTVALGALPFALVADRWSRAKSIAVMGTVWSLAAMACAMVGNYAQLLAARAAIGLGEAGYGPAGGALMAGLFPQRLRATVVGALQAAGPLGVVLGVFLGGLMVPSLGWRTTLAVFAAPGLLLALLFLKVREGREVREGRTPVAGPAAAAAPADAAPIRTRGALAELFRSRTAVASYLGGAMQLVVLSTLYAWLPSYLTRTHDHTSAEAGAVSAAAVVASAVGTVVLGYAADRAGAARARRKLTLPAGLALLALVLLTSAFAWAPAGPVQLVLIVAGAFTVTAAVGPVPAVVMDVVDPELRATALGMVTLIQNLFGLAVGPLLTGWLSDTLGIAAALALMPLFCAGAAAALWTASRSYERELRTDADGATPQAAAL, encoded by the coding sequence ATGGACAGCCCCTCGCCCCACCCGGCGGTGCTCCCGGCGCCCGGCTCGCCGGACGCACCGGGTTCGCCGGGCTCGGAGAAGCTGCCGGTGTCCAGGCGCTATGCCTGGACCGTGTTCGCGCTCGCCTTCGCGCTGATGCTCACGGACTTCGTCGACCGGCAGATCATCGTCGCCACCTTCCCTCTCCTCAAGGAGGAGTGGGGACTGTCGGACACCCGGCTCGGGGCCCTGGTCTCGGTCGTCTCCGTGACCGTGGCGCTCGGTGCGCTGCCCTTCGCGCTGGTGGCCGACCGCTGGAGCCGGGCGAAGTCCATCGCCGTGATGGGCACGGTCTGGAGCCTGGCGGCCATGGCCTGTGCCATGGTGGGCAACTACGCCCAGCTCCTGGCGGCGCGGGCGGCCATCGGGCTCGGCGAGGCCGGGTACGGGCCGGCCGGCGGCGCCCTGATGGCCGGTCTCTTCCCGCAGCGGCTGCGGGCGACGGTGGTGGGCGCGCTGCAGGCGGCCGGACCGCTCGGTGTCGTCCTGGGCGTCTTCCTGGGCGGGCTGATGGTGCCCTCGCTCGGCTGGCGCACGACGCTCGCGGTGTTCGCCGCGCCCGGTCTGCTCCTGGCCCTGCTGTTCCTGAAGGTACGGGAGGGGCGTGAGGTACGGGAGGGGCGTACGCCGGTGGCGGGCCCGGCCGCCGCGGCCGCCCCCGCCGACGCGGCGCCGATCCGTACCCGGGGCGCCCTGGCCGAGCTCTTCCGCAGCCGTACCGCCGTCGCCTCGTACCTGGGGGGCGCCATGCAGCTGGTGGTGCTCTCCACGCTCTACGCGTGGCTGCCGAGCTACCTCACCCGTACCCACGACCACACCAGCGCCGAGGCCGGCGCGGTGTCGGCGGCCGCGGTCGTCGCCAGCGCGGTCGGCACCGTCGTCCTGGGCTACGCGGCCGACCGGGCCGGAGCGGCCCGGGCCCGGCGCAAGCTGACCCTGCCGGCGGGGCTCGCGCTGCTCGCGCTCGTCCTGCTGACCTCCGCCTTCGCGTGGGCACCGGCCGGCCCCGTGCAGCTGGTCCTGATCGTGGCCGGTGCCTTCACGGTGACGGCCGCGGTGGGCCCGGTCCCCGCGGTCGTGATGGACGTGGTCGACCCGGAGCTCCGCGCCACCGCGCTCGGCATGGTCACGCTGATCCAGAACCTCTTCGGCCTGGCGGTGGGCCCGCTGCTCACCGGTTGGCTCTCCGACACCCTGGGCATCGCCGCCGCGCTCGCCCTGATGCCGCTGTTCTGCGCCGGTGCCGCCGCCGCGCTGTGGACCGCCTCGCGCAGCTACGAGCGCGAACTGCGCACGGACGCCGACGGCGCCACCCCGCAGGCCGCCGCCCTCTGA
- a CDS encoding DUF1254 domain-containing protein, protein MTTTETQATGESAALTALAAEAYVFAYPLVTMELTRRQMTAPGAVVPGSAAPNTFAHLPVTPDASFEGVVSPNADTLYSLAWLDLSAGPVRLSVPDTRGRYFLLPLYDAWTNVFACPGSRTTGSTAGEFALVGPGWAGELPPGVERIDAPTSMVAIIGRTQVNGVADHPAVHAVQAGYRLTPLTGTCPTTCADSARATASPATSAVAAGPGPVDLVTAPVDQVAALDPATFFAMTAHLMAANPAKPDDAPMVERLARLGVVPGRPFDWDSLSPEDRQAIAEGAAEGIARVEAAGRSPRARVRDGWMTPVEIGAYGTDYLQRAAVTLIGLGANLPQDAVYPVCRVDGDGEPLHGRHRYQLHFAADGLPPVNAFWSLTMYNDRQFFVDNPIDRYAIGDRDALRFNADGSLTLLIQHTAPAEGLESNWLPAPEGSFNLMMRLFWPRPAVLGGTWHAPAVRRVG, encoded by the coding sequence GTGACCACGACCGAGACCCAGGCCACCGGGGAGTCCGCCGCGCTGACGGCGCTGGCCGCCGAGGCGTACGTCTTCGCCTATCCGCTGGTCACCATGGAGCTGACCAGGCGCCAGATGACCGCTCCGGGTGCCGTCGTCCCCGGCAGTGCCGCGCCGAACACCTTCGCGCACCTGCCGGTCACCCCGGACGCGTCGTTCGAGGGCGTGGTCAGCCCGAACGCGGACACGCTGTACTCGCTGGCCTGGCTGGACCTGTCGGCGGGGCCGGTGCGGCTCTCCGTGCCGGACACCCGCGGGCGGTACTTCCTGCTCCCGCTGTACGACGCCTGGACCAACGTCTTCGCCTGCCCCGGCTCCCGTACGACGGGAAGCACCGCCGGTGAGTTCGCCCTGGTCGGTCCGGGCTGGGCGGGCGAGCTGCCGCCCGGGGTGGAGCGGATCGACGCCCCCACCTCGATGGTCGCGATCATCGGCCGGACCCAGGTCAACGGTGTGGCGGACCACCCGGCGGTGCACGCCGTCCAGGCCGGCTACCGGCTGACTCCGCTCACCGGCACCTGCCCCACCACCTGCGCCGACTCCGCCAGGGCCACGGCCTCTCCCGCTACCTCGGCCGTGGCGGCGGGCCCCGGCCCGGTCGACCTGGTGACCGCTCCGGTCGACCAGGTGGCCGCGCTGGATCCCGCCACGTTCTTCGCGATGACCGCCCACCTGATGGCGGCCAACCCGGCGAAGCCCGACGACGCCCCCATGGTCGAGCGGCTGGCACGGCTCGGTGTCGTCCCCGGCCGGCCCTTCGACTGGGACTCCCTGAGCCCCGAGGACCGGCAGGCGATCGCCGAGGGTGCCGCCGAGGGCATCGCCCGGGTGGAGGCGGCCGGCCGCAGCCCGCGGGCGCGGGTCCGCGACGGCTGGATGACCCCGGTCGAGATCGGCGCCTACGGGACGGACTACCTGCAGCGGGCCGCGGTCACGCTGATCGGCCTGGGCGCCAACCTCCCGCAGGACGCGGTCTATCCGGTCTGCCGGGTCGACGGCGACGGCGAGCCGCTGCACGGCCGCCACCGCTACCAGCTGCACTTCGCCGCCGACGGCCTGCCGCCGGTCAACGCGTTCTGGTCGCTGACGATGTACAACGACCGCCAGTTCTTCGTCGACAACCCGATCGACCGGTACGCCATCGGCGACCGCGACGCGCTGAGGTTCAACGCCGACGGCTCGCTCACGCTGCTGATCCAGCACACGGCGCCGGCCGAGGGCCTGGAGTCCAACTGGCTGCCCGCGCCGGAGGGTTCCTTCAACCTCATGATGCGCCTGTTCTGGCCCCGGCCCGCGGTCCTGGGCGGCACCTGGCACGCACCGGCCGTCCGCCGCGTCGGCTGA